The DNA region AACTCCGACACCCTCGAGAGTCTCCAGAAAGAGGGACTGGCCGTCTTCAAGGGCAATGTGGTGGCGCGTCAGGATAATTCCACCCAGTATGCCGACCGGATGGAGGTGTACACGGACGCCAAGACCCGGAGCATCGAGCGCGTGGTGTCGACGGGCAATGTCAGGATCATCACGCGCGACTGCCGCATGGGCACGGCCAATCGGGCCGAGTACTACGACGCCGAGCAGCGGGTGGTGCTGATCGGCAATGCGCGGGTCTGGCGCGAGGACAATATCGTGACGGGCGAGCGGATCACCATCTATCTCGCCGAGGACAGGAGCGTGGTCGAGGGCGGCAAGCAGGAGAGAGTCAAGGCCATCTTCTATCCCTCGGCCCAGGATCGGCCCAAGGCGGACATGAAGGCAGGGCCCGGTGGCCCCGTCTGCCCATGAGATCAGCCGCCGCACGGAGCCTTTGACTTGGAAGGACTCATCGCGCAGAACTTGAGGAAGCGCTTTAGGAATCGCCTCGTGGTGGATCGTGTCACGCTGGACATCCAGCGAGGCGAGGTGGTGGGGCTGCTGGGGCCCAATGGCGCCGGCAAGACGACGTCCTTTTACATGATCGTGGGGCTGCTGCGCGCGGACGGCGGACGGATATTCCTGGAGGGGCGTGAGGTGACCGACTTGCCCATGTACAAGCGGTGCCGGCTGGGCATGGGGTATCTGCCCCAGGAGTCCTCCGTGTTTCGCAAGCTCACGGTGGAGGAGAACCTGCTCGCCATCCTCGAGACGCTGGATCTGAGCCACCATGAGCGGCGCGCGCGTCTCGAGGAGCTCCTGGGCGAGCTCGACCTCACTCCGCTCGCCGGCCACAAGGCCTTCACCCTGTCGGGGGGCGAGCGCCGCCGGCTGGAGATCACGCGGGCCCTCGTGACCAATCCCCACTATCTCCTGCTCGACGAGCCTTTCACGGGCATAGACCCCATCGCCATCGGCGATATCCAGGAGATCGTGGGCCGCCTCAAGGAGCGCGGCATCGGTG from Candidatus Methylomirabilota bacterium includes:
- the lptA gene encoding lipopolysaccharide transport periplasmic protein LptA: MSLGRTAAMVGMLALGALVLAGSTGAQPAAPKAPPAASSSPNGKNAPVTVNSDTLESLQKEGLAVFKGNVVARQDNSTQYADRMEVYTDAKTRSIERVVSTGNVRIITRDCRMGTANRAEYYDAEQRVVLIGNARVWREDNIVTGERITIYLAEDRSVVEGGKQERVKAIFYPSAQDRPKADMKAGPGGPVCP
- the lptB gene encoding LPS export ABC transporter ATP-binding protein; amino-acid sequence: MEGLIAQNLRKRFRNRLVVDRVTLDIQRGEVVGLLGPNGAGKTTSFYMIVGLLRADGGRIFLEGREVTDLPMYKRCRLGMGYLPQESSVFRKLTVEENLLAILETLDLSHHERRARLEELLGELDLTPLAGHKAFTLSGGERRRLEITRALVTNPHYLLLDEPFTGIDPIAIGDIQEIVGRLKERGIGVLITDHNVRETLAITDRAYILHNGKILASGTAAELAQNPRAREIYLGEKFSL